The genome window TGAAACCGAGAGTCGTCTCAGTCTGGAGTCCCAAGGGCGGAGTGGGGAAAACCACCATCGCCTTGCACCTGGCTGCGATCCTGGCGATCAAAAACAAGGTGCTGCTCGCCGATCTTGACCCCCAGGGAGGGAGTGCCTGGTGTGCGAGGCAGGGCTTGCTGCCTTTTGACGTCATCCAGGGATATCCGGCATCCCAACCGGATGTGAAGGTGATGGTGGTTGATCATCCTCCGGGGTGGAGCGATTTGCCGCGAGGCGACGTCGTCGTCACTCCGTTTCGTGCGTCTGCTCTTGATTATGCCGCAACTCGCGAAAGCCTGGAGAGCCTCAAGTCGCAGGGCTCCTACCAGGTGGTGTCAGTTCTTTCGGCCGTGGATATCAGACGGCGTGAAGAAGCCGAGGTCGCAAACCAGCTGTTCAGCCAGGATCCTGCTCTGCTCATGATCCGAGATCGGGCTGTCTACCCGAGAGTTATCGGCGAAGGCAGGACCGTCGCTGATCCCGTCGTAGTGAATTGGTATGGCGCGCGGGAAGCGCGATTGGAGATTCTGGCCATCGCAAAGGCCGTAATGGCGCGTTGATCTTTCGAACGCGCGGAGGGGAATCATGACGGCAAAATGGCTTGCTGAACCTGCGGAAGGACTCAAGAAGATCGCTGAGCAGAGACAGCTGAAAAAAACGGCCAAGAAAGGTAGAAAAATCAAGGAAAAAGACGGTGTTCAGACGGAGCCGGTGGTTGCTGCGGAGATGCAACAAATCGACGGCTTGAATCTGGACTTCAAGCCGCGAATACCTGGCCAGCTTGTTTTGACGAAAAAGGGGCGGGGATCTCGGAAAAAGTCCAGGACAGTCTCGGTGCCGATCCCAGAAATAATAGCGGAACGGCTCGATTCAGAATTGGTTGGAGTGCAAGGGCAGGGGTTGTCGGCCCTCATCATTTTCGCAATTCAGGAATTGGACAAGAGGAATCAGACGCTTGAGGTCAGCTTTTCATAAAAACTCAATGGGTTGCAATCGTTGGAGGAGTGAACACCTCCTGCGGGACTACTTCATTTCTGGTGAATTATTTTGGTGCATGCGGACAGGTTTTGAGGCGCGCGCATCAATGCCTTGCCCGTGAGCTCCTTGCCCAAGGCCCTTGTACCCGTATATCTCCTGAGTCCGGCTTGATCTGTGCCCCAGCGCGGCGGCGACCATCTCTGGGTTGTGATCTGAGGCTTTGAGGTCGGCCGCGAACTGATGCCGAACCATATATGGGGTGATGTACTTGCTTCCGCCCTTGCCTCGTCCGAATAGCTTCAGACCCGCGTGCCGGAGAGCTTTTCGATAGCTTTCAATGTGAGTTTCTATGGAGACGGCCAAGTCTGCGGGGGTCACTTCTTCGGCAGCGCGCACGAGATATTCAAAGATCGAATCCATGCGATTCTGAATGAGAACTTGGCGAAATGGCTGCCCGTTTTCCTTGTGTATCTTTGCGCCTTCAATGGTGATTTCAATCCCTTCGGTGAGGAGTTGCACCGTTACACCGTTTTTAAGTTCTGCCGTGCGGGCGCCGGTCAGTGCCTGGACTGCAAAGGGGAGGCGGTGTGCGATCGGCAGCGCCGCGAAAATTTGAGCCCGCCAGTCCATGGGCAATCCCTGCAGCCGGTGCTTTGTCGAACTTCGGCCAGTTGGCCGGAGCGCCGGAGGTGACACTTGGAGTTCGTTTTCGGCCTTTCGCATGAGCTCTTCAGCTTTGCCGTAGTCCTCATTTTTGAACGCCAGGGCAGCGTTGGCATAGAGGTAGTATCTCAGCGCCGCGCGAGCGAAGTACCAAGACGATTTTGTTGATGGCCGATAGGCCGCGAGCCCGCCGGTTTTCAAAATGCGATCCGCGGTCTTCGAGTAACGCTTTTGGGTTTGCCGGTTTGCGTCACTCTCGGCGATGTCCAGGAGCTTCGGGCGAAGCGTTTCGAGCAGTTCTTTGGGATCCATAACGAGGCCCTCATTCCCGTTACCGACGGCCGGTATCGGGTCAAGGTTCAGCCTCATCGTGCTTCGCACTCTGATTCTGACCCTTGCCCCGTATTGTCATGCCCCAGCATCTTGGGCATGACAATATGAATATTCCTATGCTTGACAATATAGATGTGGGCCGTCTTGTCAATCTCCACCGGGCCTCCATTGAGCACAAGACTCGACAGGCTCAACGGGACGATGATTTGATTTCCTTTTCAATCAACTCGACAATCAATTTTTGGAGGCTGATGCGGCGATGGCGGGCATATGCGTGGATCTTTTCCCAGAGATCCGGCGGGAGTCGCAGGGTAATACCGATGGGCTTTTCTTGGGGTTCGGTTTTTTTCTTGCCAGACATTTTTGGCTCGCTTTTGTCGGTTCATAGCCCAAAACCGTGTTGACTGCAACCATGATATCATGATATCATAATATCAAAAATGAGAGGTCGCCATGAACAGCACACTGATTGAAGATTGGCAGGATTTCATGGATCAGATGGGGCCGTTTGCATCTTTGATTCTGTTGAGAGTGGGATTGGCCGTAGCTCCGGCGGAGATCAGGAATTCGCCTGAGTACCAGTGGCACGCTGGCCTGGTCGCCGGGCGAGCGATTTTTGAAGAACTCGGCGGTATTGCCGGGGTTCATCAGCCCAGATAAGCAGTTTTGGAATAGGCTCGGCCAAGTTCGAACTGCCGACTAGTCCGGGCCGCACATGAAGCGGTAGCCCACCCCGGTCTCGGTGCGGATGTGCTTGGGCCGGGCCGGGTCGCGTTCCAGTTTGTGGCGGAGGGCGTGGATGTGGATGCGCAGGGACTGGGCCTGACTTTCCCCGGCTCCCGGCCCCCAGACCTCCTTGAGGATCTGCCGGTGGGTGAGCACTTTGCCCGCGTGGCGGGCCAGGCAGGCCAGGAGCTTGAATTCCAGCGGCGTGAGGTGGGCCTCTCGGCCGTCCACGCTGACGCTGCGGGCCGCCAGGTCGATTCGCAGTTCACCGCACTGGAGCACGGGCGTTTCGGCTCCATCACCCTTGGCCGAGCGGCGCAGGGCCACGCGGATGCGCGCCCCCAGTTCCGCCACGCTGAAGGGCTTGCTCAGGTAGTCGTCCGCGCCCGCGTCCAGCCCCGCGACCTTGTCCTGCTCATGCCCCCTGGCCGAGAGGATGACGATGGGCGCCTGGCTCCACTCCCGCAGTCGGGCGATGACCGTGAGCCCATCCATGTCCGGCAGGCCCAGGTCCAGGAGCACGATGTCGGGATTGTGCGAGGCGGCGAGGCTCAAGGCTTCCGCGCCGGTTTCAGCCTCCACCACCGCGTGTCCCTGGGATTCCAGGTAGGGTCGCAGGAAGCGACGGATGGGGGCTTCGTCCTCGACGACGAGAATGCGCGCGGGATGGGTCATGCGTCGTTCCGTTCCAGGGGCAGCCTCAGTTCGAACAGTGCGCCGCCGCCCTCGCGGTTGCGCGCGCGGACCGTGCCGCCATGAGCCAGGACCAGGGCCTTGCAGATGGCCAGTCCCAGGCCGTGGCCGTGCACCTGTCCGCCCCCGGGCACACGGTAGAAGAGGTCGAAGACCCTGTCCAGGGCCTCCTCGGGCAGGCCGGGGCCGCGATCGGCCACCTCCACGGCCAGCCACTCGCCGTCGAGGCGGGCGGCGACGCGCAGCGCGACGCCACCGGGCGTGTGTTTGATGGAATTTTCCAGCAGGTTCAGGAATATTTGCTCAGTCAGCAACGGATCCAGCGGCACCAGCGGCAAGTCGGGAGGCAGGACCACCTCCAGGGGGCGGCCGGCCAGCTTGCGTTCCAACCGGTTGAGCACCCCTCCCAAAACCTCCTCCAGGGATGTGGGCTCCTTGTGCACGGTGAGCGCGCCGGACTCCAGGCTGGTCATCTTGAGCAGGTTGGCGATGAGCCGACTCAGGCGTTCGGCCTCGTCGTGGATGTTTTCGGCCAGTTCGCGGCGCACGTCCCGGGTGGATTCGTCGGCGGGCAGGACCAGGAGGCTCCCCGCCGAGCCGAGGATGGCCGCCAAGGGGGTCTGCAGGTCGTGGGTCACGGTGGAGAGCAGAGCCGAGCGGAGCCGCTCGGTCTCGGCCTGCACGCGGGTTTCCTGGGCCGAGGATTCCAGGCGGTCCAGCTCCAGGCTCAGGGCGATCTGGCGGGCGAAGGAGTCCAGCAGGAGCATGCGGTCGGGCCGGAGCAGCCGTTCCACGTTCGCGGCCTGCAGGGCCAGCACGCCGACTACCGCCTGGTTGCCCAGGAGCGGCAGGAAGAGGGCTTTGGCTTCGGGAAGGGTCTGGGTGCCCGCACCGGCTGGCTGGCCGTTGTCCAGGGTCCAACGGGCCACCTGGATGTCCTTGGGGGCCAAGTGGATGTCCCGGTCGCCCGTGGCCGCCAGGGCCAACCCCCGAGCCGGGTCCGGGGTCAGGATCGCGGCCCGGCATTCGAAGACCTCGGTCACCTGCCGCACGGCCGTGTCCAGGATGCCCTGCTGCCCCCTGGTCTTGGCCAGGGCGCGGGTCAGGCCCAGGAGCGCCGAGGAACGGGCTTCGCTTCGGCGCGCCGAGCGGATCTGCGCCCGGGCCACGGCGGCCAGGTGGCTGATGACCAGGGCCACCACGAGCATGACCCCGAAGGTCACGAAGTACTCGGTATCGGACACTGCCAGCGTCAGGGAGGGCGGCACGAAGAAGAAATCGAAGGTGAGCACGCCGAGCACCGAGGCCAGGGCCGAAGGACCCCGACCGCAGCGCAGGGCCACCACCACCACGCCCAGCAGATAGACCATGATGAGGTTGGAGAGCTGGAAAAAGGGCTGCATGAAGAAGGCCAGGCCCGTGCAGACGGCCCAAGCTCCCAGGCTGAAGGCATACTCCCGCTTGCGGGAGAGCGGGGCCGGAGGCGGCGCGGGCTCCGGCGCGGCCCCGGAGTCGCCTCGGATGACCGAGACGTCGATGTCCCCGGACAGCCGCACGAGCTCGTCCACCGGGCTGCCCAGGAGGAGGTCCTTCCAGCGCGGCCGCAGCGGCTTGCCGATGATGATCCGGGTCACGTTGCGGGACCGGGCCAGAGTCACGATCTCCTCGGCCACGCGGCGACCCGACAGGGTCATCACCTCGGCCCCGAGCTGCTCGGCTAGGCGCAGGTTGCGGGCCGCGTTGGCCTGTACGGCCTCGCTCTCGGACTGCTGGGGCGAGGACACCCAGACCGCCAGCCAGGGCGCGCGCAGGCTCACGGCCAGGCGCTTGGCCGCGCGCACCAGCTTGGCCGAACTGGGGCTCGGGCCTACGCAGACGAGCAGACGTTCCGCTGTGGGCCAGGTGGCCTGCGCGGCCTGCCCTTGGCGCTGCACCAGAACCTGGGCGTTGACCCGCTCAGCCACGTGGCGCAAGGCCAGTTCGCGCAAGGCGGTCAGGTTGGCGTGGCGGAAGAAGTTGCGCGCGGCCTGCTCGGCCTGCTCGGGAACATAGACCTTGCCCTCTTCTAGGCGGCGGAGGAGGTCGTCCGGGGGGAGGTCCACCAGGACCACGGCGTCGGCCTCCTCCAGGACCGAGTCCGGCACGGTCTCGCGCACCCGCACGCCGGTGATCTGGGCCACCACGTCGTTCAGGCTTTCCACGTGCTGCACGTTGAGAGTGGTGTAAACGTCGATGCCGTTGTCCAGGAGTTCGCGCACGTCCTGCCAGCGCTTGGCGTGGCGGCCGCCTGGGGCGTTGGCGTGGGCCAGCTCATCCACCAGGACCAGGGCCGGTTTGCGGGCCAGGGCGGCATCCAGGTCGAACTCTCGCAGGACGTGGCCCCGGTAGTCCAGTTCCCGGCGTGGCAGGCTTTCGATGCCCGCCAGGAGGGCTTCGGTTTCGCGCCGGCCGTGGGTCTCCACCACTCCGGCCAGCACGTCCAGTCCTTCGGAACGTTTGGTGAAGGCCTCCTCCAGCATGGAATAGGTCTTGCCCACACCCGGGGCCGCGCCGAAGAACACGCGCAGCCTGCCGCGCGTCTTGCGGCGATCTTCCTCGCGGGCCAGGGCCAGGAGGGCGTCCGGGTCGGGA of Desulfovibrio aminophilus contains these proteins:
- a CDS encoding DUF2274 domain-containing protein, translated to MSGKKKTEPQEKPIGITLRLPPDLWEKIHAYARHRRISLQKLIVELIEKEIKSSSR
- a CDS encoding sensor histidine kinase KdpD encodes the protein MADDEQRRPDPDALLALAREEDRRKTRGRLRVFFGAAPGVGKTYSMLEEAFTKRSEGLDVLAGVVETHGRRETEALLAGIESLPRRELDYRGHVLREFDLDAALARKPALVLVDELAHANAPGGRHAKRWQDVRELLDNGIDVYTTLNVQHVESLNDVVAQITGVRVRETVPDSVLEEADAVVLVDLPPDDLLRRLEEGKVYVPEQAEQAARNFFRHANLTALRELALRHVAERVNAQVLVQRQGQAAQATWPTAERLLVCVGPSPSSAKLVRAAKRLAVSLRAPWLAVWVSSPQQSESEAVQANAARNLRLAEQLGAEVMTLSGRRVAEEIVTLARSRNVTRIIIGKPLRPRWKDLLLGSPVDELVRLSGDIDVSVIRGDSGAAPEPAPPPAPLSRKREYAFSLGAWAVCTGLAFFMQPFFQLSNLIMVYLLGVVVVALRCGRGPSALASVLGVLTFDFFFVPPSLTLAVSDTEYFVTFGVMLVVALVISHLAAVARAQIRSARRSEARSSALLGLTRALAKTRGQQGILDTAVRQVTEVFECRAAILTPDPARGLALAATGDRDIHLAPKDIQVARWTLDNGQPAGAGTQTLPEAKALFLPLLGNQAVVGVLALQAANVERLLRPDRMLLLDSFARQIALSLELDRLESSAQETRVQAETERLRSALLSTVTHDLQTPLAAILGSAGSLLVLPADESTRDVRRELAENIHDEAERLSRLIANLLKMTSLESGALTVHKEPTSLEEVLGGVLNRLERKLAGRPLEVVLPPDLPLVPLDPLLTEQIFLNLLENSIKHTPGGVALRVAARLDGEWLAVEVADRGPGLPEEALDRVFDLFYRVPGGGQVHGHGLGLAICKALVLAHGGTVRARNREGGGALFELRLPLERNDA
- a CDS encoding response regulator — protein: MTHPARILVVEDEAPIRRFLRPYLESQGHAVVEAETGAEALSLAASHNPDIVLLDLGLPDMDGLTVIARLREWSQAPIVILSARGHEQDKVAGLDAGADDYLSKPFSVAELGARIRVALRRSAKGDGAETPVLQCGELRIDLAARSVSVDGREAHLTPLEFKLLACLARHAGKVLTHRQILKEVWGPGAGESQAQSLRIHIHALRHKLERDPARPKHIRTETGVGYRFMCGPD
- a CDS encoding site-specific integrase; amino-acid sequence: MDPKELLETLRPKLLDIAESDANRQTQKRYSKTADRILKTGGLAAYRPSTKSSWYFARAALRYYLYANAALAFKNEDYGKAEELMRKAENELQVSPPALRPTGRSSTKHRLQGLPMDWRAQIFAALPIAHRLPFAVQALTGARTAELKNGVTVQLLTEGIEITIEGAKIHKENGQPFRQVLIQNRMDSIFEYLVRAAEEVTPADLAVSIETHIESYRKALRHAGLKLFGRGKGGSKYITPYMVRHQFAADLKASDHNPEMVAAALGHRSSRTQEIYGYKGLGQGAHGQGIDARASKPVRMHQNNSPEMK
- a CDS encoding ParA family protein, with the translated sequence MKPRVVSVWSPKGGVGKTTIALHLAAILAIKNKVLLADLDPQGGSAWCARQGLLPFDVIQGYPASQPDVKVMVVDHPPGWSDLPRGDVVVTPFRASALDYAATRESLESLKSQGSYQVVSVLSAVDIRRREEAEVANQLFSQDPALLMIRDRAVYPRVIGEGRTVADPVVVNWYGAREARLEILAIAKAVMAR